The Oncorhynchus masou masou isolate Uvic2021 chromosome 31, UVic_Omas_1.1, whole genome shotgun sequence genome includes a region encoding these proteins:
- the hcrtr2 gene encoding orexin receptor type 2: MSGITVNSNCGECSPPSHEPCTTELHPYSSIDDDDALVKYIWREYLHPKQYEWVLIVGYIIVFFVSLIGNTLVCFAVWKNHHMRTVTNCFIVNLSFADVLVTITCLPASLVVDITETWFFGNTLCKILPYLQTISVSVSVLTLSCIALDRWYAICHPLMFKSTARRARKSILLIWGVSCVIMIPQAIVMECSSLLPELTNKTSLFTVCEERWGADVYPKVYHTCFFIVTYFAPLCLMVLAYIQICHKLWCQQIPGTSSVLQGKRTPLQGSTYSPGPGESARVRTSTVSAEIKQVRARRKTARMLMVVLFVFALCYLPISVLNIMKRVFGTFKYTNSRETVYAWFTFSHWLIYANSAANPIIYNFLSGKFRAEFKAAFSCRSFGRCQNQTEGIRRRINTDSRKSLSTQVNNMDNVSRISDHVV, encoded by the exons ATGTCGGGGATCACAGTGAATTCGAATTGTGGAGAATGTTCACCCCCTTCGCATGAGCCTTGCACCACGGAATTACACCCATACTCTAGCATCGATGACGATGATGCACTTGTGAAGTATATCTGGAGGGAATATTTGCATCCTAAGCAATATGAATGGGTTCTTATTGTAGGATacattattgttttttttgtttctcTCATTGGAAACACACTAG TTTGTTTTGCAGTGTGGAAAAACCATCACATGCGCACAGTGACCAACTGTTTCATTGTGAATCTCTCCTTTGCTGATGTCCTGGTCACCATCACCTGTCTCCCGGCAAGTCTTGTGGTAGACATTACAGAAACATGGTTCTTTGGAAACACTCTTTGTAAAATACTGCCTTACTTACAG ACAATCTCCGTATCTGTGTCAGTCTTGACTCTGAGCTGCATTGCTCTCGACCGCTGGTACGCAATCTGCCACCCGCTGATGTTCAAAAGCACGGCCAGGCGTGCCCGCAAGAGTATCCTCCTCATCTGGGGGGTTTCCTGTGTCATCATGATCCCCCAGGCCATCGTGATGGAGTGCAGCAGCCTGCTACCTGAGCTCACCAACAAAACCAGCCTTTTCACCGTGTGTGAAGAGCGCTGGGGAG CTGATGTCTACCCCAAGGTGTATCACACCTGTTTCTTCATCGTCACATACTTCGCTCCCCTCTGTCTGATGGTTCTGGCATACATCCAGATATGTCATAAACTGTGGTGTCAACAG ATTCCTGGGACGTCATCTGTGCTACAGGGGAAGCGGACGCCCCTCCAGGGTTCCACTTATTCTCCAGGTCCTGGGGAGTCAGCCAGGGTCCGGACCAGCACAGTGTCCGCTGAGATCAAACAGGTCCGGGCCCGCAGGAAGACAGCCCGCATGCTGATGGTGGTCCTCTTTGTCTTTGCCCTCTGCTACCTGCCCATCAGCGTACTCAACATCATGAAAAG AGTGTTTGGGACGTTTAAGTACACAAACAGCAGAGAGACTGTATACGCCTGGTTCACGTTCTCACATTGGCTGATATATGCCAACAGTGCTGCAAATCCAATCATCTATAACTTTTTAAGTG GGAAGTTTCGAGCGGAATTCAAAGCAGCATTTTCCTGTCGCTCTTTTGGACGATGTCAGAACCAAACAGAGGGCATAAGGAGAAGAATAAACACGGACAGCCGTAAATCCTTGTCCACTCAAGTCAACAACATGGACAATGTCTCACGGATATCTGACCATGTGGTTTAA
- the gfral gene encoding GDNF family receptor alpha-like yields MQRTTGVKTATVIVVLVYQMTSIKISSRSTGCFAFMEACISESAFCEKSSLRNICHPKDGSCQIKVSKVCNMTIHSILDQYPTVRGCLCAWEEPCTSLGLPTSQCLPETGATILSYIVQICQKSHHCALVYKKLKDSCQKGKKQCNSPSSQRHCLSLWMELQSTSLSNCTCALSRRKCQGIWSVVNNNSCIQNALEALASTGLHDLKDRSNTRKKLTVHIAQQKKSSTVDWKSSSLKEYVHDIDGSCLQQMTICLHDDVCNRQMVPLVQTCLAKQCNSTRCRQVTQQLYAGLPYNIAEMFVLCECDPGDPDCLHMKEGLHSGTCGEHLEEARTQICLEIFDNSAGLNRLEALLSNCWDTEDTPCSDFAMDECTSLLDPALILGGDAKCRMALIATMGTTLQHPCTCGGLHSKDLYKCNMMREVLHNRTHFMSPVKKESTPYVPPPMSEPESGYEWLSDQLLNVFAYILLVAVVLLGVMIVFHIRKHKGNKKPQFHPPDKNCVVIF; encoded by the exons ATGCAGCGAACGACAGGTGTGAAAACCGCGACGGTAATTG TAGTTCTTGTTTACCAGATGACCAGCATCAAGATTTCATCCAGATCCACAGGCTGCTTTGCCTTTATGGAGGCATGCATATCAGAGTCAGCTTTCTGTGAGAAATCCTCTCTCAGAAACATATGTCATCCTAAAG ATGGAAGTTGCCAAATAAAAGTCTCAAAGGTCTGTAACATGACCATCCACTCCATTCTTGATCAATATCCTACAGTGAGAGGGTGTCTGTGTGCATGGGAGGAGCCCTGTACCTCTCTGGGACTACCCACTTCACAATGCCTCCCTGAGACAGGTGCAACCATTCTCTCATACatagtacagat TTGCCAGAAGTCCCACCACTGTGCGTTAGTGTATAAAAAGTTGAAGGACTCATGCCAGAAAGGAAAAAAACAGTGCAACTCTCCAAGCTCTCAGCGCCACTGTCTGTCATTGTGGATGGAACTCCAGAGCACCTCTCTGTCTAATTGTACATGCGCCCTGAGCAGAAGAAAGTGCCAAGGGATATGGAGTGTCGTGAACAACAACTCCTGCATTCAGAACGCACTGGAGGCATTGGCTTCAACGGGTCTACATGATTTAAAGGACAGGTCAAATACAAGAAAGAAGTTAACTG TCCATATAGCACAACAGAAGAAGAGTTCAACTGTGGATTGGAAAAGTAGCAGTCTGAAAGAATACG TTCATGACATTGATGGGTCCTGTTTGCAACAGATGACAATCTGCCTCCATGATGATGTCTGCAACAGGCAGATGGTTCCTCTTGTGCAGACGTGTTTGGCAAAGCAATGCAACAGCACTCGCTGTCGACAGGTCACTCAACAGCTCTACGCTGGTCTGCCATACAACATCGCAGAGATGTTCGTCCTCTGTGAATGTGACCCAGGCGATCCGGACTGTCTGCATATGAAGGAGGGTCTGCACAGTGGCACATGTGGAGAACATTTGGAGGAGGCCAGGACCCAAATCTGTCTGGAAATCTTTGACAACTCTGCAGGTTT GAACCGTTTAGAAGCTCTCCTATCAAACTGCTGGGACACTGAAGACACACCATGCAGTGATTTTGCTATGGATGAATGCACTAGTCTTCTGGATCCTGCTCTTATTCTTGGAGGAGATGCAAAGTGCAGAATGGCTTTGATCGCTACCATGGGAACAACACTTCAGCATCCCTGTACATGTGGTGGACTTCACAGCAAAGACCTATACAAGTGCAACATGATGCGTGAAGTTCTTCACAACCGAACGCATTTTA tGTCACCAGTGAAGAAAGAAAGTACTCCTTATGTGCCACCTCCAATGAGTGAACCAGAATCAGGATACGAATGGTTGAGTG ATCAGCTGTTGAATGTTTTTGCATACATACTGCTTGTTGCAGTAGTACTGTTGGGAGTCATGATTGTTTTTCACATACG GAAGCACAAAGGGAACAAAAAGCCTCAATTTCACCCTCCTGATAAAAATTGTGTTGTAATTTTCTGA